The Muribaculum intestinale genome includes the window CATTTTGCCATCGTATACTTTAATTTTCCATCTCAGATATGGTGGATTTCTTTGATGTGCGTTGAAACGGCAAAGTATAGCTCACAGAGAATGCTCCAGAAAAAAGTGACCCATCTGTTCCAAATCCTGGTATGTACCATGGATCTCCATAAAGATGTGTACCCTGATGCAATAATTTGTGTACACGCAATTCCCATCCAAGGGATATATTACGCCATATCTGGACACGTAATCCAAAAAGAAATTCAAAATAGCCCGCTGTGGCATGCTGAGAAGGAACGCTCAATGTGGTTGATTCGTCCCAATAGCCGTTTACCGCAGTGACATCCTCAATTCTATAGCTAAACGAAGATATTCCATAACGAAGGCCAAGATATACTGAATAATCGGGAGTCGAGTTATATAGGAAATTGTAGTTAAGCCCGATTTTAAAGTATGGAGCCATGCCTGATTTATAACGATAACTCTCGTCCTTCGGCATATAGTCGGCCATACCGAGACCAAATTCCACAATTGGTTTAAACCAATTGTGTATACTGAGTTCGGCCCATACACCCCCTACTCCATATTGTTGACCGGCAAGACGTGCAAGAGCATCCCAGGCATTTACTCCGACAGATACGGCTGCAAACCGGGGATAAACCGTAGGAGGAGCTTTCACGGTAATGGTGTCGTGATATTCCACTCCGGATATGGTATCGACAAGAACCACACGGCCCTCCATGTCATGCGTTTCAATCACACTGGCCGGTCGTACAGGTGTCTCACCCGGTTTTACTTCTTTTACCACAGGAGTCTCAGTCTCCGGGCGTTTATTCTCAGGATTGGCTACAGGCGTGATACGACGTTGTGCCATGGTCGTTACGGCGAACATGGCACACACAAGTATCAATATGTGGCGTATACTGCTCATAGCATATTTCTATTTGCTGAATCGACAGAATCGTCCGTGTTTTCGGAGTCATCGGTATCTTCCTCCGGCGGCTCGGTATATGTTCGGAAGAATATTCTTATTGTCTCTCTGTCGGTGTTGGTAATATTCACATCAAGCAGTGCGATTGAGTCAATGAGATGATAAGTAGATGAGAATTCCTTGACCTCATACTTATACATTGCACCGCATTCTTCGGATGCGAAATATGGGAGACGGTTATATCGGAATGTCAAGGTATCATTGAATGCGGAATCATCAATACCTCTGGAATGATAATGTATATAAAACTGAGTCTCATCATGTTCGGCACGAAATGGCAGATACACCTCCGATGCCGACGCATTATTGATAATCAAGGAATCGTCGGGTGCGTCTACGCCCCCCAACGATATCTTGTTTACGGATATCGGAGACAGAGTCGTATACGAATAAAATCCGGCCAACGGGATGGAACTCTTGTTGTCAGTACATCCGGAAGAGTTACACCCCGATAGCAGAGATATGCCTGAACATGCAGCAAATATTACTATTGCCTTATATTTCAATAAACACCCCATTTTACTACCTGATCAAAAGGCTTGCGATTTTTCATAGGCAATGAAGCTGTAGGGTCAGGATAACCCAGCGGAATTATCGCAATCGGCTCAATCCCTTCAGGCAGTCCAAGATCCGCAGTCAGACGAGCCGCGTCGAAGTTGCAAATCCAACATGTGCCAAGATTCATTGATGTTGCGGCGAGACACATGTGTTCTA containing:
- a CDS encoding DUF6048 family protein — protein: MSSIRHILILVCAMFAVTTMAQRRITPVANPENKRPETETPVVKEVKPGETPVRPASVIETHDMEGRVVLVDTISGVEYHDTITVKAPPTVYPRFAAVSVGVNAWDALARLAGQQYGVGGVWAELSIHNWFKPIVEFGLGMADYMPKDESYRYKSGMAPYFKIGLNYNFLYNSTPDYSVYLGLRYGISSFSYRIEDVTAVNGYWDESTTLSVPSQHATAGYFEFLFGLRVQIWRNISLGWELRVHKLLHQGTHLYGDPWYIPGFGTDGSLFSGAFSVSYTLPFQRTSKKSTISEMEN
- a CDS encoding DUF6452 family protein, with amino-acid sequence MKYKAIVIFAACSGISLLSGCNSSGCTDNKSSIPLAGFYSYTTLSPISVNKISLGGVDAPDDSLIINNASASEVYLPFRAEHDETQFYIHYHSRGIDDSAFNDTLTFRYNRLPYFASEECGAMYKYEVKEFSSTYHLIDSIALLDVNITNTDRETIRIFFRTYTEPPEEDTDDSENTDDSVDSANRNML